The following proteins are encoded in a genomic region of Phycisphaera sp.:
- a CDS encoding rhodanese-like domain-containing protein, producing the protein MSHSEKFLAIVNDAKSRIKECTVDQAWQMREAGEDVQFVDVREESEYANGRLPYAMHLGKGVIERDAEAKLPDTDATIILYCGGGYRSALAADNLKKMGYTNVISMDGGYRGWNEAGLPTEKP; encoded by the coding sequence ATGAGTCACTCGGAAAAATTCCTGGCCATCGTCAACGACGCGAAGAGCCGGATCAAGGAATGCACGGTCGACCAGGCGTGGCAGATGCGCGAGGCCGGGGAGGACGTCCAGTTCGTCGACGTGCGGGAGGAGAGCGAGTACGCGAACGGCCGGCTGCCGTATGCGATGCACCTAGGCAAGGGCGTGATCGAGCGCGACGCCGAGGCGAAGCTGCCCGACACCGACGCGACCATCATCCTCTATTGCGGGGGCGGGTACCGCTCGGCCCTGGCGGCGGACAACCTCAAGAAGATGGGCTACACCAACGTGATTTCGATGGACGGCGGGTATCGCGGGTGGAACGAGGCCGGCCTACCGACCGAGAAGCCCTGA
- a CDS encoding FtsX-like permease family protein: MYAALLARKYLTTKAIPLLAAMAVTLSVATELIVWSVMGGFLTMLVNEGRKTDGDLRITWEHVGFGHYEDLVGRLEADPAVEHASPLIETLAILGLPDDRPVSVQLLGVEPASYARATVYEDSLYWRPIEPHTGPVPLNADGQPELLDPRGEPANRADLERWLAEGRTLRTPDGDAAMVTGIAATSWNWRVNPGNFYVPRFSSQRLANGGVRIDRSFLPEMSVRLTVLPLGQEGAGALDLRTIEFPIANELATGNYAYDSHFALVPLDALQDLLQMGAARRIDPTSNPYAVEIGPDGVERPVKPTIIGESPARVTDILVRAAPGVSTEALEAAANAVYAEFEQAHRGEVPTPRTIGIQTYEQSNAMFIGAVQKETTLVLFIFGVVSLTSVFLVLAIFWAMVSEKTRDIGVLRAIGASGTGVAAVWVGYGLAIGIVGSALGAGLAALVVTNINPIHEWLGKALGVQVWDPNVYYFTTIPTDLDARKFVIIVAGGIIASVVGALVPAARAAWMDPVKALRFD; encoded by the coding sequence ATGTACGCCGCTTTGCTGGCCCGAAAGTACCTGACGACCAAGGCCATCCCGCTGCTGGCGGCGATGGCGGTGACCCTGAGCGTGGCGACCGAGCTCATCGTGTGGTCGGTCATGGGTGGGTTCCTCACGATGCTCGTCAACGAGGGCCGCAAGACCGACGGCGACCTGCGCATCACCTGGGAGCACGTGGGCTTTGGGCACTATGAGGACTTGGTCGGGCGGCTGGAGGCCGATCCGGCGGTCGAGCACGCCTCGCCTCTCATCGAAACGCTGGCGATCCTGGGCTTGCCCGACGATCGGCCTGTGAGCGTGCAGCTTCTGGGCGTGGAGCCGGCCAGCTACGCCCGGGCGACGGTGTACGAAGATAGCCTGTACTGGCGGCCAATCGAGCCGCACACGGGCCCCGTGCCGCTCAACGCTGACGGCCAGCCGGAGCTGCTCGACCCGAGGGGCGAGCCGGCGAACCGAGCCGATCTCGAACGCTGGCTGGCCGAAGGACGGACGCTGCGCACGCCCGACGGCGACGCGGCGATGGTGACGGGTATCGCCGCGACGAGTTGGAACTGGCGCGTGAACCCCGGAAACTTTTACGTACCTCGCTTCAGCAGTCAGCGGCTTGCTAATGGCGGGGTTCGTATCGATCGCTCGTTCCTTCCGGAGATGAGTGTCCGCCTCACCGTGCTGCCACTGGGCCAGGAGGGTGCCGGCGCGCTCGACCTACGCACGATCGAGTTCCCTATCGCCAACGAGTTGGCCACCGGCAACTACGCGTACGACTCACACTTCGCCTTGGTGCCCCTCGATGCGCTGCAAGACCTGCTGCAAATGGGCGCGGCGCGCAGGATCGACCCGACGAGCAATCCGTACGCGGTCGAGATCGGTCCCGATGGCGTCGAGCGCCCGGTGAAGCCGACCATCATCGGCGAGAGCCCGGCGCGGGTGACCGACATCCTGGTGCGCGCCGCGCCGGGCGTGAGCACCGAGGCACTCGAGGCCGCCGCCAACGCGGTGTACGCCGAGTTCGAGCAGGCCCACCGAGGCGAGGTCCCCACGCCGCGGACGATCGGCATCCAGACGTACGAGCAGAGCAACGCGATGTTCATCGGGGCGGTGCAGAAGGAGACAACCTTAGTTCTGTTCATCTTCGGTGTTGTCAGTCTGACCAGCGTGTTCCTGGTTCTGGCGATCTTCTGGGCGATGGTCAGCGAGAAGACGCGCGACATCGGCGTGCTCCGTGCGATCGGCGCCAGCGGCACCGGCGTGGCGGCGGTGTGGGTGGGCTACGGCCTGGCCATCGGCATCGTGGGCAGCGCGCTCGGCGCGGGGCTCGCGGCCCTGGTTGTCACGAACATCAACCCCATCCACGAGTGGCTGGGCAAGGCCCTGGGCGTGCAGGTGTGGGACCCCAACGTCTACTACTTCACGACGATCCCCACGGACCTGGACGCAAGGAAGTTCGTCATCATCGTCGCGGGGGGCATCATCGCGAGCGTCGTCGGTGCGCTGGTTCCCGCGGCCAGAGCTGCCTGGATGGACCCGGTGAAGGCGCTGCGGTTCGATTAG
- a CDS encoding M14 family metallopeptidase, producing MKLYKNLKTLLTIAALCATPALAQDTPAAQDGSQRYNPDFKVDIAWNRYYDYDQIVDLLKQIEAAHPDLVTLKSLGKSLQGRDVWLAIANNPETGKDTTKPAMYIDGNIHGNEIQAAETVLYSLWMLVESHGKNENLTELLDGASFYFVPVTNPDGRAWWFAEANTPSSSRHNQRPVDNDRDGQADEDGYDDLDGDGSITQMWRKREGGPFKRSETDPRRFERVGPFELGDWEYLGSEGIDNDGDGRINEDTPFADDMNRNWPGDWQPNYAQFGAGPHPFSAPETHGVGKFILTRPNIAAGQSYHNSGGMILRGPGDQSRGSFYDRSDSRVYDHIAATGAQMLPYYRDMVIWEDLYGVHGGQVNWLAETLGIVSFTNELWTNNKRYQGEAARESEDQQWLWRDHMVFGTEFTDYTEYDHPEYGPILVGGTNRWGSRQTPTFLLEEEAHRNFAFTMYHARQMPLLRFGRVDIEERSPGLWQVDVAIRNERHIPTRLSVARRNNIGRNDLLHFEGEGANIVTAGRVRDFNDKQMNEIRFEPERIQLNGGIGGMGETIFRYLVRGDKGSTFTLRYQAEKAKDIERTFTLEPTSEPTPKPLGP from the coding sequence ATGAAACTCTATAAGAACCTCAAGACACTCCTGACCATCGCCGCCCTCTGTGCAACACCCGCGCTCGCGCAAGACACGCCCGCCGCCCAGGACGGCAGCCAGCGGTACAACCCCGACTTCAAGGTCGACATCGCCTGGAACCGCTATTACGACTACGACCAGATCGTCGACCTGCTCAAGCAGATCGAGGCGGCCCACCCCGACCTGGTCACCCTCAAGAGCCTGGGCAAGAGCCTGCAAGGCCGCGACGTCTGGCTGGCCATCGCCAACAACCCCGAGACCGGCAAGGACACGACCAAGCCGGCCATGTACATCGACGGCAACATCCACGGCAACGAGATCCAGGCCGCCGAGACCGTGCTCTACTCGCTGTGGATGCTGGTTGAGAGCCACGGCAAGAACGAGAACCTGACCGAACTGCTCGACGGCGCGAGCTTCTACTTCGTGCCCGTCACCAACCCCGACGGCCGCGCATGGTGGTTCGCCGAAGCGAACACCCCGAGTTCCAGCCGCCACAACCAGCGCCCCGTCGACAACGACCGCGACGGCCAGGCCGACGAGGACGGCTACGACGACCTCGACGGCGACGGCTCCATCACCCAGATGTGGCGCAAGCGCGAGGGCGGGCCATTCAAGCGCAGCGAGACCGACCCGCGCCGCTTCGAGCGCGTCGGCCCCTTCGAACTCGGCGACTGGGAGTACCTGGGCTCCGAAGGCATCGACAACGACGGCGACGGCCGAATCAACGAAGACACCCCCTTCGCCGACGACATGAACCGCAACTGGCCGGGCGACTGGCAGCCCAACTACGCCCAGTTCGGCGCGGGCCCCCACCCCTTCAGCGCGCCCGAGACCCACGGCGTGGGCAAGTTCATCCTCACCCGCCCCAACATCGCCGCCGGCCAGAGCTACCACAACTCGGGCGGCATGATCCTGCGCGGGCCGGGCGACCAGAGCCGCGGCAGCTTCTACGACCGCTCCGACAGCCGCGTGTACGACCACATCGCCGCAACCGGCGCCCAGATGCTGCCCTACTACCGCGACATGGTCATCTGGGAAGACCTCTACGGCGTCCACGGCGGCCAGGTGAACTGGCTGGCCGAAACCCTGGGCATCGTCAGCTTCACCAACGAGTTGTGGACCAACAACAAGCGCTACCAGGGCGAGGCCGCCCGCGAGAGCGAAGACCAGCAATGGCTCTGGCGAGATCACATGGTCTTCGGCACCGAGTTCACCGACTACACCGAGTACGACCACCCCGAGTACGGCCCCATCCTTGTCGGCGGAACCAACCGCTGGGGCTCGCGCCAGACGCCCACGTTCCTGCTCGAAGAAGAGGCCCACCGCAACTTCGCCTTCACCATGTACCACGCGCGCCAGATGCCGCTGCTGCGCTTCGGCCGCGTTGATATCGAGGAACGCTCGCCCGGCCTCTGGCAGGTGGACGTGGCCATCCGCAACGAGCGCCACATCCCCACGCGCCTCAGCGTCGCCCGCCGCAACAACATCGGCCGCAACGATCTGCTGCACTTCGAGGGCGAAGGCGCCAACATCGTCACCGCCGGCCGCGTGCGCGACTTCAACGACAAGCAGATGAACGAGATCCGCTTCGAGCCCGAGCGCATCCAGCTCAACGGGGGCATCGGCGGCATGGGCGAGACCATCTTCCGCTACCTCGTCAGGGGCGACAAAGGAAGCACCTTCACTCTGCGCTACCAGGCCGAGAAGGCCAAGGACATCGAGCGCACCTTCACCCTCGAACCCACCAGCGAGCCCACGCCCAAGCCGCTGGGGCCCTGA
- a CDS encoding NAD(P)/FAD-dependent oxidoreductase produces MSTSKRPVVVIVGGGFAGLACARALGRAEADVVLVDRRNHHLFQPLLYQVATAALSPANIAAPIRRIMRKQGNCTVVMGEAESVDANAKSIRIGGHELPFDSLVLACGMRHNYFGHDEWSGVAPGLKSVDDALEIRHRVLLAFEAAEVESDDDARRAELTFVVIGAGPTGVELAGAIAEIATQSIPRDFRRVDTRTAMVVLVEGADRVLPTFHEELSERAKRDLEKLGVEVVLGGMASVVDEDGVTIGTGEDARRIGSRCVLWAAGLKAESVVGTLNVPKDNMGRVEVEQDLSVPGYRDVYVVGDLMAYADPKTGEIVPGVAQTAMQAGRFVGRLIAAELAGHSRDELGAFHYRDKGSMATIGRARAVAEIGSYRFGGFAAWVLWSVVHVSFLIGFRSKLFAILEWSWLYIFWSRGARLITGRRAQPDPADRVDAAG; encoded by the coding sequence ATGAGCACGAGCAAGAGGCCGGTGGTCGTGATTGTGGGCGGAGGGTTCGCCGGGCTCGCGTGCGCGCGAGCGCTCGGGCGGGCCGAGGCCGACGTGGTGTTGGTCGATCGGCGGAATCACCACTTGTTCCAACCCCTGCTCTACCAGGTGGCGACGGCGGCGCTCTCACCGGCGAACATCGCGGCACCGATCCGGCGGATCATGCGCAAGCAGGGCAACTGCACGGTGGTGATGGGGGAGGCCGAGTCGGTCGACGCTAACGCGAAGTCGATCCGAATCGGCGGGCACGAGCTGCCGTTCGATTCCCTGGTGCTGGCGTGCGGCATGAGGCACAACTACTTCGGGCACGACGAGTGGTCGGGCGTTGCGCCCGGGCTGAAGTCGGTGGACGATGCGCTGGAGATCCGCCACCGAGTGCTGTTGGCCTTCGAGGCGGCCGAGGTCGAGTCCGATGATGACGCGCGTCGGGCGGAATTGACATTCGTGGTCATCGGGGCGGGACCCACGGGTGTGGAACTCGCGGGCGCGATCGCCGAGATCGCCACGCAATCGATCCCGCGGGACTTCCGGCGTGTGGACACGCGGACGGCCATGGTCGTGCTGGTCGAGGGGGCCGATCGCGTGCTGCCGACGTTCCACGAGGAATTGTCCGAGCGTGCGAAGCGGGACCTGGAGAAGCTGGGTGTTGAGGTGGTTCTGGGCGGGATGGCGTCGGTGGTCGATGAGGATGGCGTGACTATTGGAACGGGCGAAGACGCGCGGCGTATCGGCAGCCGTTGCGTGCTGTGGGCTGCGGGGCTGAAGGCCGAGTCGGTGGTTGGGACGCTTAACGTGCCCAAGGACAACATGGGGCGCGTGGAAGTTGAGCAAGACTTGTCGGTGCCCGGGTATCGAGACGTGTACGTCGTTGGTGACCTGATGGCGTACGCGGACCCGAAGACCGGTGAGATAGTGCCGGGGGTGGCGCAGACGGCGATGCAGGCCGGTCGGTTCGTGGGGCGCCTGATCGCGGCGGAACTCGCCGGCCATTCACGTGATGAGCTGGGCGCGTTCCATTATCGGGACAAGGGCTCGATGGCGACCATCGGCCGGGCGCGGGCCGTGGCGGAGATCGGCTCGTACCGCTTTGGTGGTTTTGCCGCGTGGGTGCTGTGGTCGGTGGTCCACGTTTCGTTCCTGATCGGCTTCCGGAGTAAGCTGTTCGCGATCCTGGAATGGTCGTGGCTGTACATCTTCTGGAGCCGCGGGGCGCGGCTGATCACCGGCCGGCGCGCGCAGCCCGACCCGGCGGACCGGGTGGATGCGGCGGGCTGA
- a CDS encoding sugar phosphate isomerase/epimerase, with the protein MIRTSFSTVACPKWSLERVARTAAELGFDGVELRTFGYDSRKFVCDPLMTSAKKVAGTFGDLGVDVCGLATSISLDQPVRPHVVGRTFLFDQERVTRQATRLVDYASMVGATSVRVFGFEVPEGEKRITSLRLIAGRLAAIADHARHRGVTIVLENGGSFRTAEDLREIVDMVDSPLLAACYNNAVGLAAGDDYAKAIRTLGRRLRIARLKDMGEGGCVPLGTGNSQARAFVDALVSYGHFDGWLNYEWDAAWDESLAPAETVLPEAIRTIYGWLGATGSKKAAAPQAAGAV; encoded by the coding sequence ATGATTCGCACATCATTCAGTACGGTTGCCTGCCCGAAGTGGTCTCTTGAGCGTGTGGCACGCACGGCAGCCGAGCTCGGCTTCGATGGTGTGGAACTCCGCACCTTCGGCTACGACTCGCGGAAGTTCGTGTGCGACCCGCTGATGACCAGCGCGAAGAAGGTCGCGGGCACGTTCGGCGACCTTGGCGTGGACGTGTGCGGCCTGGCGACGTCGATCTCGCTCGACCAGCCGGTGCGGCCGCACGTTGTGGGCCGGACGTTCCTTTTCGATCAGGAGCGCGTGACGCGGCAGGCGACTCGGCTTGTGGACTACGCCTCGATGGTGGGTGCCACGAGCGTGCGGGTGTTCGGGTTCGAGGTGCCCGAGGGCGAGAAGCGGATCACGAGCCTGAGGCTGATTGCCGGACGATTGGCTGCCATCGCGGATCATGCGCGGCATCGCGGCGTGACGATCGTGCTTGAGAATGGCGGCAGCTTCCGCACCGCCGAGGACCTGCGCGAGATCGTCGACATGGTCGACAGCCCGCTGCTGGCCGCGTGCTACAACAACGCCGTTGGGTTGGCGGCCGGCGATGACTACGCCAAGGCGATCCGCACGCTCGGGCGCCGGCTGAGGATCGCCCGGCTCAAGGACATGGGCGAGGGCGGCTGCGTGCCGCTGGGCACGGGCAACAGCCAGGCCAGGGCGTTCGTCGATGCGCTCGTGTCGTACGGGCACTTCGACGGCTGGCTGAACTACGAATGGGACGCGGCCTGGGACGAGTCGCTCGCCCCGGCCGAGACGGTGCTGCCCGAGGCGATTCGCACGATCTACGGCTGGCTTGGTGCGACGGGCAGCAAGAAGGCCGCCGCGCCGCAGGCGGCCGGGGCGGTCTGA
- the queG gene encoding tRNA epoxyqueuosine(34) reductase QueG yields the protein MLERCRELGFALAGVAPVGPLRHEAEMREWLAKGKHGSMEYLARHADLKADPSHMLEGARAAIMVADLYATRNGDADDPPDGHGRVARYAYGGDYHKVMKKRLHTLCDEIGELWPGARTRAFVDTAPVHERELALAAGLGWVGKHTLLIHPKIGSWMLLGGVLTTLELELCSGEEVDHCGTCTRCIDACPTDAITPYSVDASRCISYLTIERREPIPAELERGMGEWIFGCDVCQEVCPHNSPRSGDVGEANTEYAGERASFDLVDVMRWDEDARRAAFAKSAMKRAKLGMMKRNAVIAAGNAIERLGRTHGQSVRLLVALRALAGDHGEEGELQRLAGEVVARHRSTMDG from the coding sequence GTGCTGGAGCGTTGCCGGGAGCTTGGCTTTGCTCTGGCCGGTGTTGCTCCGGTTGGGCCCTTGCGCCACGAAGCCGAGATGCGGGAATGGCTCGCGAAGGGCAAGCACGGGTCGATGGAGTACCTGGCTCGGCACGCGGACCTGAAGGCCGATCCGTCCCACATGCTCGAGGGCGCGAGAGCCGCCATCATGGTGGCCGACCTGTACGCCACGCGGAACGGCGATGCCGATGACCCGCCGGATGGGCACGGCCGGGTCGCGCGGTATGCATACGGCGGTGATTATCACAAGGTGATGAAGAAGCGGCTGCACACGCTGTGCGACGAGATTGGTGAACTGTGGCCTGGAGCGCGCACGCGGGCGTTTGTCGACACCGCGCCCGTGCATGAGCGGGAACTTGCGCTCGCTGCGGGGCTCGGTTGGGTCGGCAAGCACACGCTGCTGATTCATCCGAAGATTGGGAGCTGGATGCTGCTGGGCGGCGTGCTGACGACGCTGGAACTCGAGCTGTGCAGCGGCGAAGAGGTCGATCATTGCGGCACCTGCACGCGGTGTATTGACGCGTGCCCGACCGATGCGATCACGCCCTACAGCGTGGACGCGAGCCGGTGTATCAGTTACTTGACGATCGAGCGGCGCGAACCGATCCCAGCCGAGCTTGAGCGAGGGATGGGTGAGTGGATCTTCGGTTGCGACGTGTGCCAGGAGGTGTGCCCGCACAACTCGCCAAGGTCGGGCGATGTGGGCGAAGCGAACACCGAGTACGCGGGGGAACGGGCGTCGTTCGATCTGGTCGATGTCATGCGGTGGGACGAGGACGCCCGGCGGGCGGCGTTCGCGAAGAGTGCCATGAAGCGTGCAAAGCTTGGCATGATGAAGCGCAACGCGGTGATCGCGGCGGGGAACGCGATCGAGCGGTTGGGGCGCACGCACGGGCAGTCCGTTCGGTTGCTGGTGGCGTTGAGAGCCTTGGCCGGCGATCATGGTGAGGAAGGGGAACTCCAGCGGTTGGCAGGCGAGGTCGTGGCGCGGCATCGTTCTACGATGGACGGATGA